The following proteins come from a genomic window of Mucinivorans hirudinis:
- a CDS encoding SSU ribosomal protein S17p (S11e), whose translation MEQRNLRKEKIGVVVSNKMEKSIVVAVARKVKHPIYGKFVNKTTKFVAHDETNTCGEGDTVRIAETRPLSKNKCWRLVEIIERAK comes from the coding sequence ATGGAACAAAGAAATCTTAGAAAAGAGAAAATCGGCGTTGTGGTGAGCAACAAGATGGAGAAATCTATTGTAGTTGCGGTAGCACGTAAGGTGAAGCACCCTATCTACGGCAAGTTTGTGAATAAAACAACTAAGTTCGTAGCCCACGACGAAACCAACACTTGTGGCGAAGGTGACACTGTACGTATTGCAGAGACTCGCCCTTTGTCTAAAAACAAGTGCTGGCGTTTAGTAGAAATCATAGAAAGAGCTAAGTAA
- a CDS encoding Aspartate ammonia-lyase — protein MDITKTHLSGETRTEHDLLGYREIPVEYYFGIQTMRAMENFHISRVRLHFFPDLIKGLAIVKEAAAKANKDLGVLDPVIADAIVAACKDVKHGLFREHFVVDMVQGGAGTSTNMNANEVIANRALEVMGYERGQYKYCHPNNHVNLSQSTNDAYPTAVKIALTFSNRRLIKAVEELVDAFRAKGVDFKDVIKMGRTQLQDAVPMTLGQEFEAYAANLAEEVDRLQTNVNLFLEVNMGATAIGTGINSDPDYTPLCVGYLNEITKLPFKAAENMIEATNDTGAFVIYSSAVKRLAVKLSKICNDLRLLSSGPRTGFNEINLPPMQPGSTIMPGKVNPVIPEVVNQVAFKVFGNDLVVTFAAEAGQLELNVMEPIIVHSLFESIEMLINAMNTLRTKCVVGITANVEHLRNMVYNSIGLVTALNPYLGYEISTELAATALETGKGIYDLVLEKNLMPKEELDNILKPENMVKPRKFNLK, from the coding sequence ATGGACATTACCAAAACCCACCTTTCCGGTGAGACGCGCACGGAGCACGACTTACTAGGTTATCGCGAAATTCCGGTTGAGTACTATTTTGGTATTCAGACTATGCGGGCGATGGAGAATTTTCACATCTCACGCGTGAGGTTGCACTTTTTTCCCGACCTTATCAAGGGTTTAGCCATAGTAAAGGAGGCTGCTGCCAAGGCAAATAAGGATTTAGGTGTTCTAGATCCCGTGATTGCCGATGCAATTGTTGCCGCTTGCAAGGATGTGAAGCACGGGCTCTTCCGCGAACATTTTGTTGTGGATATGGTTCAGGGTGGTGCCGGTACTTCCACCAATATGAATGCTAATGAGGTTATTGCAAACCGTGCGCTGGAAGTGATGGGATACGAGCGCGGTCAGTATAAATATTGCCACCCCAACAACCACGTGAATCTATCCCAATCGACAAATGATGCCTATCCAACGGCTGTAAAAATCGCACTCACTTTCTCCAATAGACGTTTGATAAAAGCTGTCGAGGAGTTAGTTGATGCTTTTCGTGCAAAGGGTGTCGATTTTAAGGATGTTATAAAGATGGGGCGCACCCAGTTGCAGGATGCTGTGCCGATGACCCTTGGTCAGGAGTTCGAGGCTTATGCGGCAAACTTGGCAGAGGAGGTAGACCGCCTGCAAACCAACGTTAATCTGTTTTTGGAGGTCAATATGGGTGCAACGGCAATCGGTACGGGCATCAACTCCGACCCTGATTACACCCCTCTTTGCGTTGGCTATCTCAATGAGATTACCAAACTTCCGTTCAAGGCTGCCGAGAATATGATTGAGGCTACCAACGACACCGGGGCATTTGTTATCTACTCTTCGGCTGTGAAGCGTTTAGCGGTGAAACTTAGCAAGATATGTAACGACTTGCGTCTGCTCTCCTCGGGTCCTCGCACGGGTTTTAATGAGATAAATCTTCCACCGATGCAGCCCGGCTCGACCATTATGCCCGGCAAGGTGAACCCTGTTATTCCGGAGGTTGTCAATCAGGTGGCGTTCAAGGTGTTTGGTAACGATTTGGTGGTAACCTTTGCTGCCGAAGCCGGTCAGTTGGAGCTCAACGTTATGGAGCCGATTATCGTTCACAGCCTCTTTGAGTCTATCGAGATGCTAATCAATGCGATGAATACCCTACGCACGAAGTGTGTGGTTGGTATTACTGCAAATGTCGAGCACCTTCGTAATATGGTTTATAACTCGATAGGGTTGGTTACCGCGCTCAATCCATATCTTGGTTACGAGATATCCACAGAGTTGGCAGCCACAGCCTTAGAGACCGGAAAGGGTATCTACGACTTGGTTTTAGAAAAGAACCTGATGCCCAAAGAAGAGTTGGATAATATTCTCAAACCCGAGAATATGGTTAAACCGCGAAAGTTTAACCTGAAATAG
- a CDS encoding 3-dehydroquinate dehydratase II: protein MKLLIINGPNLNLLGVREQGIYGKQTFGDYLSQLRERYTERVEFGYFQSNVEGEIINALHDARVEYEGVIINAGGYTHTSVAIADAIGAVASFGLPTVEVHISNVLAREEFRHISLIAPRCVGSIMGFGMESYRLAVEYFIGS from the coding sequence ATGAAGCTATTGATTATCAACGGACCTAACCTAAATCTGCTCGGCGTTCGCGAGCAGGGGATATATGGTAAACAGACTTTTGGTGATTATTTATCGCAGCTACGGGAGCGATATACCGAAAGGGTTGAATTTGGTTATTTTCAGAGTAATGTGGAGGGTGAGATAATCAATGCTCTGCACGATGCTCGTGTTGAATATGAGGGTGTTATCATCAATGCCGGTGGCTACACTCACACTTCTGTTGCCATTGCTGATGCTATTGGTGCGGTGGCGAGCTTCGGATTGCCTACGGTGGAGGTGCATATCTCTAATGTGTTGGCACGCGAAGAATTTCGGCACATTTCCCTGATTGCTCCGCGCTGCGTTGGCTCGATTATGGGTTTCGGAATGGAGTCGTATCGGTTGGCGGTGGAATATTTTATAGGAAGTTGA
- a CDS encoding LSU ribosomal protein L14p (L23e) has product MIQQESRLSVADNSGAKQVLCIRVLGGTGRRYASIGDKIIVTVKSAAPSGDVKKGTVSKAVVVRTKKEIRRQDGSYIRFDDNAVVLLNNAGEMRATRIFGPVARELRENYMKIISLAPEVL; this is encoded by the coding sequence ATGATACAACAAGAATCAAGATTATCCGTAGCCGATAACAGCGGTGCAAAGCAGGTTCTTTGTATCCGTGTACTCGGTGGCACCGGTCGTCGCTATGCTTCGATTGGTGACAAAATCATCGTAACGGTAAAGAGCGCTGCTCCATCGGGCGATGTGAAGAAAGGTACTGTATCTAAGGCAGTTGTGGTTCGTACGAAGAAGGAGATTCGCCGTCAAGACGGCTCGTATATCCGTTTTGACGACAACGCTGTTGTTCTTCTTAACAACGCCGGCGAGATGCGCGCAACCCGTATTTTCGGACCTGTTGCCCGCGAGCTTCGCGAAAACTATATGAAGATTATTTCACTTGCACCCGAGGTGCTATAA
- a CDS encoding LSU ribosomal protein L5p (L11e) yields MAYTPSLKTKYKEDIIPALMKQFGYSTVMQCPKLEKIVINQGIGAAVADKKLVEIAQKELAIIAGQWPVQTRSKKDISNFKLRKQMPIGVRVTLRRERMYEFLERLISISLPRIRDFKGINEKFDGNGNYTLGVTEHIIFPEIDIDKINKILGVEITFVTTAATDSEGYALLKEFGLPFKNAKN; encoded by the coding sequence ATGGCTTATACTCCATCACTTAAAACAAAGTACAAGGAAGATATCATCCCTGCACTTATGAAACAGTTTGGTTACAGCACTGTTATGCAGTGTCCCAAACTCGAGAAGATTGTTATCAACCAAGGTATCGGCGCGGCAGTTGCCGACAAGAAGTTGGTTGAGATTGCTCAAAAAGAGCTGGCTATCATTGCAGGTCAATGGCCTGTGCAGACCCGCTCAAAGAAAGATATTTCTAACTTCAAGCTTCGTAAGCAAATGCCCATCGGTGTTCGTGTAACACTTCGTCGTGAGCGTATGTACGAATTTTTGGAGCGTCTTATCAGCATCTCACTTCCTCGTATCCGCGACTTCAAGGGTATCAACGAGAAATTTGACGGCAACGGCAACTACACACTTGGTGTTACAGAGCACATCATTTTTCCCGAGATAGATATTGACAAAATCAATAAGATTTTGGGTGTTGAAATTACCTTTGTAACAACAGCTGCGACAGACTCAGAGGGTTATGCTCTTTTGAAAGAGTTTGGTCTACCATTCAAAAACGCTAAAAACTAA
- a CDS encoding Nicotinate-nucleotide adenylyltransferase — MKTIALLFGSFNPIHKGHIAIADYTLQQALAQQVWIVVSPQNPLKSPSDLAPAEHRLAMARLATKGHYSIEVTDIELTMPHPSYTINTLLRLRELHPNHHFRVLAGSDIRKQLHSWHRWQEVEQIADFLIYPRGEHAENCSAEMLDAPVIDINSTACRQGIYPLQDKIKEAVNPSVMDYIYANKLYIPKHISLYNNALTNYKNGNFGDALNDLIDALNLKADYAEAEKLKEHINTILSFRYTDIYNP; from the coding sequence ATGAAGACAATAGCGCTTTTATTCGGCTCATTCAACCCCATCCACAAAGGACATATAGCCATTGCTGACTATACTTTGCAACAGGCTTTGGCTCAGCAGGTTTGGATTGTAGTTTCGCCTCAGAATCCTCTCAAATCACCATCCGACTTAGCTCCAGCCGAGCATAGGCTGGCTATGGCACGGCTGGCTACTAAAGGTCATTATAGCATAGAGGTGACTGATATAGAGCTCACTATGCCCCACCCTTCATACACAATTAACACTCTGTTACGACTCAGGGAACTGCATCCTAACCACCATTTTAGAGTCCTTGCCGGCAGTGATATTCGCAAACAATTACACAGCTGGCATCGCTGGCAAGAGGTGGAGCAAATAGCTGATTTCTTGATATATCCACGTGGTGAACACGCCGAAAATTGCTCGGCAGAAATGCTTGATGCGCCGGTTATAGATATTAATTCAACTGCCTGTCGTCAAGGAATATATCCATTGCAAGACAAAATTAAAGAGGCAGTAAACCCTTCCGTGATGGATTATATATACGCCAATAAACTCTACATTCCAAAGCATATATCTCTATATAACAATGCTTTAACGAATTACAAAAATGGGAATTTTGGGGACGCGCTCAACGACTTGATTGATGCACTAAACCTCAAGGCTGATTACGCAGAAGCGGAAAAGCTGAAAGAGCACATCAACACCATTCTATCATTTAGATATACAGATATTTACAATCCATAA
- a CDS encoding ABC transporter ATP-binding protein: protein MLKLSGIRKSFSDGANRINEVLRGVDLSVQSGEFVAITGVSGSGKSTLLNILGTLTEPDGGSYFLGNENMLTAGVDRSALRNRDIGFLFQQHRLLPQLTALGNVLLPTLANAKKPDKEQIEYAEELMKLTGVEGVAAQYPATLSGGEAHRVALCRALIMKPKILLADEPTGQLDLETSAQIAALLAATNCELATTIVMVTHSEEMARFADKIYAIREGVLE, encoded by the coding sequence ATGTTGAAATTGTCGGGCATTCGCAAGTCGTTCAGCGATGGGGCAAACCGCATAAACGAGGTTTTGCGTGGGGTAGATTTATCTGTTCAAAGCGGTGAATTTGTGGCTATTACAGGCGTCTCTGGTTCGGGGAAAAGTACGCTTTTGAACATTCTTGGCACGCTCACCGAGCCCGATGGGGGCAGCTATTTCCTCGGAAACGAAAATATGCTTACAGCAGGAGTAGATCGCTCCGCGCTGCGCAATAGAGACATCGGATTCCTGTTTCAACAACATCGACTTTTACCCCAACTTACGGCTCTGGGAAACGTACTGCTGCCGACCTTGGCAAATGCAAAAAAGCCTGACAAAGAGCAAATTGAATATGCTGAGGAGCTTATGAAACTCACGGGTGTCGAAGGTGTGGCTGCGCAATATCCGGCAACGCTCTCGGGAGGCGAGGCGCATAGAGTGGCGCTGTGTAGAGCATTGATAATGAAGCCAAAAATACTATTGGCGGATGAGCCTACCGGTCAATTAGACCTCGAAACATCCGCACAAATTGCCGCACTACTTGCCGCCACAAACTGCGAATTAGCAACCACAATCGTTATGGTAACTCACTCTGAAGAGATGGCGCGTTTTGCCGACAAAATTTATGCGATACGGGAAGGGGTTTTAGAATGA
- a CDS encoding Membrane protein containing HD superfamily hydrolase domain (YQFF ortholog), whose translation MKKILLLIITALVITLITPQRALVDVPMHAGEVWTEQTLVAPFDVPMVKIKSQIEQEREDVQRNFSPIFRKEVANLKSIQCKEEDVAFVREAYSVGVMPDGEWSKYRDRIIRICDKFNNITSLPTEEIYTPHQIAERLDIASQTLPTNLIYDDKLNKELIDSELKAISTTRNMVRSGEVIVSTGQIIDELTLQKLRSFSLEFESQVGNGDDFYIVLLGRFLIVIILLIINYIFFTKFANLYFGDSSRPLFFILFLYLLMSVLTALVVMLDGVSPYVVPTAIVAIYMMTYFNMRVAIMGNLSVAIIGALFVRIPFDFFFVSFTAGMVAIFMMRHHYHRLNLFKSLGVIILAQIIAFFGVQLIRTASFININYFTISWFVFGALLVLALYQAVYLIERTFGFVSDVTLLELCDTNQKLLLELAEKAPGTFQHSVQVANLAEAAAKEIGANPLLARTGAMYHDIGKIGNPFHFTENQTGEFNPHKDLTPRESAGFIRRHVTDGQDYARKNRLPRQVVDFITGHHGDSRMYYFYAAELGSQGVVEDEEDFRYPGPKPMAKEVGICMMADAVEAASRSLPSYDKEPLEALVDKIINIQISEGQLADSDLTFAEVEKIKALFKAKLNTIYHVRISYPERK comes from the coding sequence ATGAAAAAAATCCTCCTGCTGATTATCACCGCGTTGGTAATAACCCTAATTACTCCGCAGCGCGCACTTGTCGACGTGCCTATGCACGCGGGCGAAGTTTGGACAGAGCAGACTTTGGTTGCTCCGTTCGATGTGCCTATGGTCAAGATTAAGAGTCAGATAGAGCAGGAGCGAGAGGACGTTCAGCGAAATTTTTCGCCCATTTTTCGCAAGGAGGTTGCTAATCTTAAAAGCATCCAGTGTAAGGAGGAGGATGTGGCATTTGTCCGTGAGGCTTACTCCGTGGGAGTTATGCCAGATGGGGAGTGGAGTAAGTATAGAGACAGAATCATTAGAATATGTGATAAGTTCAATAATATCACATCTTTACCAACTGAGGAAATCTATACTCCGCATCAAATAGCCGAGCGTCTGGACATTGCCTCACAAACTCTTCCCACCAACCTCATCTATGATGATAAGCTAAATAAAGAGTTGATTGATAGCGAGTTGAAAGCTATTTCGACAACTCGTAATATGGTTCGTTCCGGCGAGGTGATTGTTAGTACGGGGCAGATTATCGACGAGCTAACGTTGCAGAAATTGCGCTCATTCAGCCTCGAATTTGAGTCGCAGGTGGGCAATGGAGATGATTTCTATATTGTACTCTTGGGTAGATTTTTGATAGTCATTATATTGTTGATTATCAATTATATATTCTTTACGAAGTTTGCCAACCTTTATTTTGGAGATAGCTCGCGCCCTTTGTTTTTCATACTTTTTCTCTACCTGCTGATGTCCGTTTTGACGGCATTAGTTGTTATGTTGGACGGGGTGAGCCCCTATGTTGTCCCGACGGCGATTGTGGCTATCTATATGATGACCTATTTCAATATGCGTGTTGCGATTATGGGCAACCTCTCGGTTGCCATTATCGGTGCTCTTTTTGTCAGAATACCTTTCGACTTTTTCTTCGTGAGCTTTACGGCGGGTATGGTTGCCATTTTTATGATGCGCCACCACTACCACCGCCTAAACCTCTTCAAATCCTTAGGGGTGATTATTCTCGCGCAAATCATCGCCTTTTTCGGCGTACAACTTATCAGAACGGCAAGTTTCATCAATATTAACTATTTTACCATCAGCTGGTTTGTTTTTGGCGCGCTTTTGGTTTTAGCACTCTATCAGGCGGTCTACCTCATCGAGCGCACATTTGGTTTTGTCTCGGACGTTACACTTTTGGAGCTGTGTGATACCAATCAGAAGTTGCTTTTGGAGCTTGCAGAGAAAGCACCCGGGACATTTCAACACTCTGTCCAGGTGGCGAATTTGGCAGAGGCAGCGGCAAAAGAGATTGGTGCCAATCCTCTCTTGGCACGAACCGGCGCAATGTATCACGACATAGGAAAGATTGGCAACCCATTTCATTTTACTGAAAATCAGACAGGTGAGTTTAATCCTCATAAAGATTTGACTCCACGCGAGAGCGCTGGCTTCATTCGCCGACACGTTACCGATGGTCAGGACTATGCGCGCAAAAACAGATTGCCGCGTCAGGTTGTTGATTTCATCACGGGGCATCACGGCGACTCACGGATGTACTATTTCTATGCTGCCGAGTTGGGGAGTCAGGGCGTGGTTGAAGACGAGGAGGATTTTCGTTATCCGGGACCTAAGCCTATGGCTAAGGAGGTGGGTATCTGTATGATGGCAGATGCCGTAGAGGCTGCCTCGCGTTCACTTCCCTCCTATGACAAGGAACCGTTAGAGGCATTGGTGGACAAGATAATCAACATTCAGATTTCCGAAGGGCAACTTGCCGACTCGGATTTGACATTCGCTGAGGTTGAAAAGATTAAAGCCCTTTTCAAAGCAAAACTCAATACGATTTATCACGTTCGCATTTCGTATCCCGAACGAAAATAG
- a CDS encoding SSU ribosomal protein S14p (S29e) (zinc-independent), with protein MAKESMKAREVKRAKMVKKYAAKRAELKEKIRQAAINGEVDYESQVKLAAIPKNANPVRLHNRCQLTGRPKGYIRQFGISRIQFREMASNGLIPGVKKASW; from the coding sequence ATGGCAAAAGAATCAATGAAAGCTCGCGAGGTTAAGCGTGCTAAGATGGTAAAGAAGTATGCTGCGAAGCGTGCAGAATTGAAGGAGAAGATTCGTCAGGCTGCAATCAACGGCGAGGTGGACTACGAGAGTCAAGTTAAATTGGCGGCTATTCCAAAGAATGCTAATCCGGTTCGTCTTCACAACCGTTGCCAACTAACGGGTCGCCCCAAGGGTTATATCCGTCAGTTTGGTATCAGCCGTATCCAATTCCGTGAGATGGCTTCTAACGGTCTGATTCCGGGCGTTAAGAAGGCAAGCTGGTAG
- a CDS encoding Aminomethyltransferase (glycine cleavage system T protein), whose amino-acid sequence MKTTPFTDYHIAAGARMAEFAGYNMPIEFSGIADEHNTVRNAVGLFDVSHMGEIWVKGANALPFLQKVTSNDVAALYDGKAQYSCFPNGKGGIVDDLLVYRIDAQTYLLVVNASNIEKDWEHLCKFAPEFNITPGKELYNASDEIAQLAVQGPLAMKLVQKLCPEPIEDMEYYTFKKTEIAGIKDAILSITGYTGSGGCEIYVANEDAPKLWEAIWKAGEEFGLKNIGLGARDTLRLEMGFCLYGNDLDDTTSPIEAGLGWITKFVDNKDFVDRAYMEAQKAEGVKRKLVGFEMIDRGIPRHGYEIGDADGNIIGVVTSGTQAPGLKKAIGMAYVAAGHSKVGTEIYVIVRGKAIKAQIVKMPFK is encoded by the coding sequence ATGAAAACAACCCCTTTTACAGATTATCACATCGCTGCCGGAGCAAGAATGGCAGAGTTTGCGGGCTATAATATGCCTATTGAGTTCTCGGGAATCGCCGATGAGCACAACACGGTGCGTAATGCCGTTGGTCTTTTTGACGTCAGCCATATGGGAGAAATATGGGTCAAGGGTGCTAATGCGTTGCCTTTCCTCCAAAAAGTGACCTCGAATGATGTTGCCGCCCTCTATGACGGCAAGGCGCAGTACTCTTGTTTCCCAAATGGCAAGGGCGGTATCGTGGACGACCTTTTGGTTTATCGTATTGATGCGCAGACATATCTATTGGTGGTCAATGCCAGCAATATAGAGAAAGATTGGGAGCACCTTTGCAAGTTTGCTCCCGAGTTTAACATCACTCCGGGCAAGGAGCTTTATAACGCTTCCGACGAGATTGCTCAGCTTGCCGTGCAGGGACCGTTGGCGATGAAACTTGTGCAAAAATTGTGTCCCGAGCCTATCGAGGATATGGAGTACTACACCTTCAAGAAGACCGAAATAGCGGGAATTAAGGATGCAATACTCTCTATCACAGGATATACAGGTTCGGGCGGCTGCGAGATTTACGTTGCGAATGAGGATGCACCCAAACTTTGGGAAGCAATCTGGAAAGCGGGCGAGGAGTTTGGTCTGAAGAATATCGGTCTTGGTGCGCGCGACACTCTGCGTCTTGAGATGGGCTTCTGCCTCTACGGTAACGACTTGGACGATACCACCTCTCCAATCGAAGCCGGTCTCGGCTGGATTACAAAATTCGTTGATAACAAGGATTTTGTAGATCGAGCGTATATGGAGGCTCAAAAGGCTGAAGGTGTCAAGCGTAAACTTGTAGGTTTCGAGATGATTGACCGCGGCATTCCGCGTCACGGCTACGAAATAGGTGATGCTGACGGTAATATCATAGGAGTTGTCACAAGTGGTACGCAAGCTCCGGGCTTGAAAAAGGCTATCGGTATGGCTTATGTAGCGGCGGGACACAGCAAGGTGGGGACGGAGATTTATGTTATAGTTCGCGGTAAAGCGATTAAAGCTCAGATTGTTAAAATGCCGTTTAAGTAG
- a CDS encoding LSU ribosomal protein L24p (L26e), translating into MQGKVLEVLVAKNRAIVEGVNMVKKHTKPNAAHPQGGIVEQEAAIHISNLMPIDPKTGKATRVSRKLDSKGKLVRVAVKSGEELR; encoded by the coding sequence ATGCAAGGTAAAGTTCTTGAAGTTCTCGTGGCTAAGAACCGTGCGATTGTAGAGGGTGTCAATATGGTGAAAAAACACACCAAACCCAACGCAGCCCACCCACAGGGTGGTATTGTAGAACAAGAAGCAGCAATTCACATATCTAACCTTATGCCAATCGACCCTAAAACGGGTAAAGCAACTCGCGTTAGTCGCAAGTTGGACAGCAAAGGTAAGTTGGTGCGTGTGGCAGTAAAATCAGGGGAGGAACTACGATAA
- a CDS encoding Orotidine 5'-phosphate decarboxylase, with translation MTANQIFEQIKAKKSFLCVGLDTDIKKIPKHFLQCEDPIFEFNSAIIDVTAPYTVAYKPNLAFYEEQGVLGWHSFVRTVQYIRANYPEQFIIADAKRGDIGNTSAMYARAFFEQCDVDAVTLAPYMGSDTVKPFFDYAGKWGVILALTSNPSAAEFEMLTLEGGDKVYERVIKTSAEWGSIDNTMYVVGATKAQMLEGIRELIPDHFLLVPGVGAQGGSLSQVAKYGMNSRCGLLVNSSRAIIYASSAEDFAEKAAHEAALVQSEMAELLKTLCQL, from the coding sequence ATGACTGCAAACCAAATTTTTGAACAAATCAAAGCCAAGAAGAGCTTTTTATGTGTGGGGCTGGATACGGACATAAAGAAGATTCCTAAACACTTTTTGCAGTGCGAAGACCCCATTTTTGAGTTTAATAGCGCAATAATCGACGTAACCGCGCCCTATACAGTTGCTTACAAACCAAACCTTGCTTTTTACGAAGAGCAGGGAGTTTTGGGTTGGCATTCGTTTGTACGCACGGTGCAATACATTCGTGCCAATTACCCGGAGCAATTTATCATAGCAGATGCCAAACGAGGCGATATAGGTAATACCTCGGCGATGTATGCGCGCGCTTTTTTTGAGCAGTGCGATGTGGATGCCGTTACCCTTGCCCCATATATGGGCAGCGATACTGTGAAGCCCTTTTTTGATTATGCCGGCAAATGGGGTGTAATACTTGCTCTTACATCTAATCCCTCGGCTGCCGAGTTCGAGATGCTTACTCTCGAGGGGGGCGACAAAGTTTATGAACGGGTCATTAAAACCTCGGCAGAGTGGGGTAGTATCGACAATACTATGTATGTTGTGGGGGCGACTAAGGCACAGATGCTTGAGGGCATTCGTGAGTTGATACCCGACCACTTTCTTTTGGTGCCGGGAGTGGGGGCACAGGGCGGTTCGTTGTCGCAGGTGGCGAAGTATGGGATGAATTCGCGATGCGGATTGTTGGTCAACTCGTCGCGGGCGATAATTTATGCCTCATCCGCAGAAGATTTTGCCGAAAAAGCGGCTCACGAAGCGGCTTTGGTGCAGAGTGAGATGGCGGAGCTACTGAAAACATTATGCCAATTATAA
- a CDS encoding LSU ribosomal protein L16p (L10e) — protein sequence MKGNAQRGHELAFGSFGIKTLENCWITGRQIEAARQAIARHMKREGQIWIKIFPDKPITKKPAEVRMGKGKGAPEGFVAPVTPGRILFEIEGVPFEVAQEALRLGAQKLPVATKFIVRRDFVESSL from the coding sequence ATGAAGGGCAACGCACAGCGTGGTCACGAACTCGCCTTTGGCTCATTCGGCATAAAGACTTTGGAGAACTGCTGGATAACAGGTCGTCAAATCGAAGCTGCACGTCAGGCTATTGCTCGTCATATGAAACGTGAGGGACAAATCTGGATAAAGATTTTTCCTGACAAACCTATCACCAAGAAACCTGCTGAGGTTCGTATGGGTAAGGGTAAGGGTGCTCCCGAAGGGTTTGTGGCACCGGTTACTCCGGGTCGTATCCTCTTCGAGATTGAAGGTGTACCTTTTGAGGTTGCACAAGAGGCACTCCGCCTTGGTGCACAGAAACTTCCAGTTGCAACGAAATTTATTGTGCGCCGCGACTTCGTGGAGAGCAGCTTATAA
- a CDS encoding Integral membrane protein — protein sequence MNQYNELLSIQLRNINNMKNNIPWIDLTRIIACFLVVFAHCCDPFVGRLDQAPAEFLSGAFWGSFYRPCVPLFVMISGVLLLPVQTDLFTFYKKRMMRVVTPLAVWSLVTPFLFYLYFQSAVATANPNIVLDDFTLGNAAQKAYTFIFNFNYDTTPLWYLYMLVGLYLALPVISPWLAQASKKELKTVLCIWLFTTALPYITMIAPTLGYLGVWGSMDILGECAWNAYGTFYYFSGFIGYVILAYYLVKFPLNWSWRKTLSVAIPLWLAGYALTSGGFLWIHSAYPDDFSMLEVPWLFCGTNVLMMTFSAFIVLQKVSMKPSAGLSKLASLTFGIYLCHFLIVQLSYDLIYPFIKIPPYLQIPLIAVVAFGISTAVVWLLSKLPKSKYIIG from the coding sequence TTGAATCAATACAATGAATTACTATCAATTCAACTCCGTAACATCAATAATATGAAAAACAATATTCCTTGGATTGACCTTACACGCATAATCGCCTGTTTCTTGGTGGTCTTTGCTCACTGTTGCGACCCCTTTGTGGGGCGTTTGGATCAAGCTCCGGCTGAGTTCCTCTCCGGAGCATTTTGGGGTAGTTTTTACCGTCCTTGCGTACCATTGTTCGTAATGATTTCGGGCGTGCTGCTGCTGCCCGTGCAGACAGACCTATTTACCTTTTATAAAAAACGGATGATGCGAGTGGTTACGCCACTGGCTGTCTGGTCTTTGGTGACTCCATTTCTCTTCTATCTATATTTCCAATCAGCAGTAGCAACAGCCAATCCGAACATAGTTCTTGACGATTTCACGCTCGGTAACGCCGCGCAAAAGGCTTATACCTTTATTTTTAATTTCAACTATGACACAACGCCGCTTTGGTATCTATATATGCTCGTGGGACTGTATCTTGCGCTGCCCGTAATATCCCCTTGGTTGGCGCAAGCCTCAAAAAAAGAGCTGAAAACCGTTCTCTGCATTTGGCTATTCACAACCGCTCTGCCATATATCACAATGATTGCTCCAACGCTTGGTTATCTGGGTGTTTGGGGTTCTATGGACATACTGGGCGAGTGTGCGTGGAATGCCTACGGCACGTTCTACTACTTCTCGGGATTTATCGGCTATGTAATTTTGGCATACTACTTGGTGAAATTCCCGCTGAATTGGTCTTGGCGGAAAACTTTGAGCGTAGCAATTCCTTTATGGTTAGCTGGTTATGCGCTCACGAGCGGCGGATTTCTATGGATACACAGTGCCTATCCCGATGATTTTTCGATGCTGGAGGTGCCTTGGCTCTTCTGTGGTACTAATGTGCTGATGATGACCTTTTCGGCATTTATTGTGCTTCAAAAAGTCTCTATGAAACCATCCGCCGGGCTAAGCAAACTTGCATCATTAACTTTTGGTATATATCTTTGTCACTTTTTGATTGTTCAGTTGAGTTACGATTTGATTTATCCGTTTATAAAAATCCCGCCCTACCTACAAATTCCACTCATAGCAGTTGTGGCGTTCGGCATCTCGACTGCCGTGGTGTGGCTCTTGTCCAAACTACCTAAAAGCAAATATATTATAGGATGA